The Marinilabiliales bacterium genome includes a window with the following:
- a CDS encoding TIGR03663 family protein: protein MISTTILRWKFMAIKIKPGFLFLVILVPALLFRFGGLSIRPMHTDEAVHAVKFGELLDNGVYLFDKNEYHGPTLNYMTLIAARLGSFDSFISLNESILRSVPALSGVMIILLLALLAGYTGWRIIITAALLLAISPAMVYFSRYYIHEMLLIFFNLAFIVFLYRYIRSGKPAWVLLSGIFAGLMFSTKSTWIIIFAGQLIAFLITVRIYGGPKPVRYMPSKFTATHIILFALSAAIPSVLLYSSFLQNPAGIADSIITYREYLSRAGADGLHIHPWYYYISLISIDSCSPLPFRADLWIFLSGIGGMIMAFTGKSTKSAKPSRSAKPSRPGEPGCNPIILFTAISALFSGIVFSALPYKTPWNMLYFYTTMVILSAFFFVQLLKNSGNTPLKAGYMALVTIIVLHLGWQSYSDNFKTFASPCNPYTYAHPGNDLLTITNEVEKVASISPEGKDLYIEIIVTDNGYWPLPWYLREFPNTGWWGEVNMEVPAAPFIICSPGNLPQLTKKLYEIPPPGQRRLYIPLLEHDPELRPGTEVSLYLRKDYYDRYARSNNRVLEY from the coding sequence ATGATTTCAACCACTATATTGAGGTGGAAGTTTATGGCAATTAAAATAAAACCCGGCTTTCTGTTCCTGGTTATTTTAGTTCCGGCCCTGTTATTCAGGTTTGGCGGACTTTCCATCCGCCCAATGCATACAGATGAGGCGGTTCATGCCGTTAAATTCGGTGAGCTCCTGGATAATGGCGTTTACCTGTTCGACAAGAATGAGTATCACGGTCCCACTTTAAACTATATGACCCTGATTGCTGCAAGGCTGGGATCTTTCGACAGCTTTATTTCACTTAATGAATCAATTCTCAGGTCGGTTCCCGCTCTTTCCGGAGTAATGATCATACTGCTGCTGGCTTTGCTGGCCGGATATACCGGTTGGCGCATTATCATAACGGCAGCACTTCTGCTTGCCATTTCACCGGCAATGGTATATTTCAGCAGGTACTACATACATGAGATGCTGCTTATCTTCTTCAACCTGGCTTTCATTGTTTTCCTTTACCGGTATATAAGATCCGGCAAACCTGCATGGGTTTTGTTATCAGGTATTTTTGCAGGGCTCATGTTTTCTACAAAATCGACATGGATCATTATATTTGCCGGCCAGCTTATTGCCTTTCTTATAACCGTAAGGATATATGGCGGACCGAAGCCTGTCAGGTATATGCCGTCAAAATTTACTGCTACACATATTATACTTTTTGCACTCTCCGCAGCTATTCCTTCGGTTCTGCTCTACTCCTCCTTCCTGCAAAATCCAGCCGGTATAGCCGATTCAATCATAACCTACAGGGAGTACCTGAGCCGCGCCGGTGCTGACGGACTGCATATTCACCCGTGGTACTATTATATTTCATTGATCAGTATCGACTCTTGCAGTCCTTTACCTTTCAGGGCGGACCTGTGGATTTTTTTATCGGGTATTGGAGGGATGATCATGGCTTTTACAGGCAAGTCCACTAAGTCCGCAAAACCATCAAGATCCGCCAAACCATCAAGGCCGGGAGAACCCGGTTGTAACCCGATAATACTGTTCACTGCAATCTCTGCCCTTTTTTCAGGGATTGTTTTTTCAGCCCTGCCCTACAAAACACCCTGGAACATGCTTTATTTCTACACAACAATGGTTATACTGTCGGCTTTCTTTTTCGTGCAGTTACTTAAAAATAGCGGTAATACACCTCTTAAAGCCGGGTACATGGCATTAGTGACAATTATTGTTCTTCATCTGGGCTGGCAAAGCTATTCGGATAATTTCAAAACTTTTGCCAGTCCTTGCAATCCCTATACCTACGCTCATCCCGGCAATGATTTATTAACCATTACAAATGAGGTTGAGAAAGTAGCGTCAATTTCCCCGGAAGGGAAAGATCTCTACATCGAGATCATAGTAACTGATAACGGTTACTGGCCGCTGCCATGGTATCTCAGGGAATTTCCCAATACCGGGTGGTGGGGTGAGGTGAACATGGAAGTGCCAGCCGCCCCTTTCATTATATGCTCTCCCGGAAACTTGCCGCAACTTACCAAAAAACTATATGAGATACCACCACCCGGACAACGCAGATTATATATACCCCTGCTTGAACATGATCCTGAACTGAGGCCCGGCACTGAGGTATCCCTGTATCTCAGAAAGGACTATTATGACAGGTACGCAAGGAGTAATAACCGGGTTCTGGAATACTAA